From one Mycobacterium lentiflavum genomic stretch:
- a CDS encoding IS3 family transposase (programmed frameshift), with amino-acid sequence MNDAGMERPDPEVPERARRRRFTAKYKLEMLAAYDAAPEGEKGALLRREGLYSSHIVQWRQARDAGALAGLAVPRGRKRRDPQAERITRLEAEKRQLEQELAKTRFVVDVQGKTARALGDALRERGARERVDEVSDAAIAELAPKIGVRNACDVVGVAQASYYRRHRHSPPPQRPAPIGHKDRPQPRALSETERAAILAELHSERFVDTSPTEVWATLLDEGRYLGSISTFYRLLRQAGESKERRRQAAHPATVKPELVARQPNSVWSWDITKLRGPAKWTYYYLYVILDIFSRYAVGWMVAHRESAALAEVLIRQTCAKQGIGRDQLTIHADRGSSMTSKPVAFLLADLGVTQSHSRPHVSDDNPFSEAQFKTLKYRPDFPDWFDSIEAARRHCQIFFGWYNDEHRHTGLGLHVPADVHYGTAVIVREKRAGVLDTAYAAHPERFVRKPPKPPKLPNGSWINKPDDTEEATQ; translated from the exons ATGAATGACGCTGGGATGGAACGTCCTGACCCTGAGGTGCCCGAGCGTGCCCGGCGCCGGAGGTTCACCGCGAAGTACAAGCTGGAGATGCTGGCCGCTTACGACGCTGCTCCCGAAGGTGAGAAGGGTGCGCTGTTGCGCCGGGAGGGCTTGTATTCCAGCCACATTGTGCAGTGGCGGCAGGCCCGCGACGCTGGCGCGCTGGCTGGCTTGGCCGTTCCGCGCGGACGTAAGCGGCGCGACCCACAGGCCGAGCGGATCACCCGGCTGGAGGCCGAGAAGCGCCAACTGGAGCAGGAGCTGGCCAAGACCCGCTTCGTGGTGGATGTGCAGG GCAAAACTGCACGCGCTCTTGGAGACGCTCTCCGAGAGCGCGGAGCCCGAGAACGGGTCGATGAAGTGAGCGACGCAGCGATCGCTGAGCTGGCGCCCAAGATCGGCGTACGCAACGCCTGCGATGTCGTCGGTGTCGCCCAAGCCAGCTACTACCGCCGACACCGGCACAGCCCGCCACCGCAGCGGCCGGCGCCGATCGGCCACAAGGACCGACCGCAGCCTCGCGCGTTGTCTGAGACTGAGCGGGCCGCGATCCTGGCTGAGTTGCACAGCGAGCGCTTCGTCGACACCTCGCCGACCGAGGTGTGGGCCACACTGCTCGACGAAGGCCGCTATCTGGGCTCGATCTCGACCTTCTACCGGCTGCTGCGCCAAGCCGGTGAAAGCAAGGAGCGGCGCCGCCAAGCCGCCCACCCCGCGACGGTGAAGCCGGAATTAGTTGCACGCCAGCCAAATTCAGTCTGGTCATGGGACATCACCAAGCTGCGCGGCCCGGCAAAGTGGACGTACTACTACCTCTACGTGATCTTGGACATCTTCTCCCGCTACGCGGTCGGATGGATGGTCGCGCACCGGGAGTCTGCGGCGCTGGCCGAGGTGTTGATCCGCCAGACATGCGCCAAGCAGGGTATCGGCCGCGACCAGTTGACCATCCACGCCGACCGTGGCTCGTCGATGACCTCCAAGCCGGTGGCGTTCCTGCTCGCCGACCTGGGCGTCACCCAGTCGCACTCACGCCCGCACGTCTCCGACGACAACCCGTTCAGCGAGGCGCAATTCAAGACACTGAAGTATCGGCCCGACTTCCCTGATTGGTTCGACTCGATCGAGGCCGCCCGTCGGCACTGCCAGATCTTCTTCGGCTGGTACAACGATGAACATCGCCATACCGGGCTGGGCTTACACGTTCCCGCCGACGTGCATTACGGCACCGCCGTCATCGTCCGCGAGAAGCGCGCCGGCGTGCTCGACACCGCCTACGCCGCACACCCAGAACGGTTCGTGCGCAAGCCTCCCAAACCACCGAAACTGCCCAACGGTTCGTGGATCAACAAACCAGACGACACCGAGGAGGCCACTCAGTAA